The window TTTAAAATTATTGTTCAAAAACTCCTAAATCTTTATTATCAATTAATAACTCTACTCTTGGGTCTTCTTGTAGTTGAGTATAATTTTCTACAAACCATTTTACAAGCTCTTCATCTCTTTCAACTTCAGTTCCATTATTTATAAATATATTTATAGTTATACTTTTAAAATACTTTAATCCAAGTTCAATATCTTTTTTTATCATCTCTTTTGTTTGACCTTTTACACAAATTAAAAGACACACTGAGTATAGTTTTTTACTTAACTCTTCTATTTCTTGTGTATCTATTTTAAAGTTTTTTCCATATGAGTTTATTCTAAAATTATTGTCAAATGTCTCCATTCCCATTCTAAATCTTATGTCTACACCTTTGAAAAATTCTCTAATTTCATCTAATCTATTTTTATATCCATAATAAATCTCAAAATATAATAATTTTATATTTTTATTGTGAACAACTTCTCTAATTCTTTCTAATGTTTTTATAGGTAACTCAAATACTGAACCTGAATTTATTACCTCTAAAGCTCCAAATTCTCCTGTCACCTCTTGTAAAGTTTCTAAATTAACTTTATCTATTTCTAACTCATCAGTTGAATTATCCTCTATATAATTACAAAACTTACATTTTCCATATTTACATGGAAAACTTTTTAATAAGACTATCTCTCTTTTATTTTTATTTTCTATTTTACTATACCTAATTCCCATTTTCTTCTCCTAATTTTATTTTTAAATAAAAAAAGAGCAGGAAACTCCTGCTCAAATTTAAAAAAAGGGTACAACTCTCCCTTATATTTTAATATTTTAAGCCTAGTTTTTTTTAGATGGAGGTTTCCGAACATCTACCATATAAATTATGGATTTATACTTATTTTACTCTTAATTCTATCATAGTTTTAAAATAAAATCAATTCTATAGAATAAAAAAGAGACTGTACTCATTAAAATACAGTCTCTAAAATATTAGTTGTTAAATTTTGGTGCTGCTTCCTCTTTTATCATATCTATAAAGTTTTCTAATGACATAGATTCTTGATTTTGAGAACCAAATCTTCTTACATTTACTTCTCTATTTTCTACTTCATTTTTTCCAATTATTAATTGAACTGGAACTTTATATCTTCCATTAGCTTCTCTAATTTTATATCCAATAGATTCTGCTCTTGTATCTATCTCTACTCTTATTCCTGCAGATTTTAACTCTTCTACAACTTCTTTAGCATAAGGAACAACCTCATCATTTATAGTTAATACTTTAACTTGACAAGGTGCTAACCAAGTTGGAAATGCTCCTGCATAATGCTCTATTAAGATTCCCATGAATCTTTCTAAAGATCCATAAACAACTCTATGAATCATTACTGGTCTATGCTTTTCTCCATCTTCTCCAACATAAGAGATATCAAATCTCTCTGGTAAGTTAAAGTCTAGTTGAATAGTCCCACATTGCCAAGTTCTTCCAATAGCATCTTTAATTTTAAAGTCTAATTTTGGTCCGTAGAATGCTCCATCTCCTGGATTTAATTTATAATCTCTTCCTAATCTCTTTAAAGCTCCCTCTAATGCAGATTCAGCTTTATCCCAAATATTTTGAGATCCAATAGCTTTTTCAGGTCTTGTTGATAACTCAATTGCATACTCAAATCCAAATAATCCTCTATAGAACTTATCTATTAAGTTTACTACTCCTATAATTTCATCTTCTATT of the Cetobacterium sp. NK01 genome contains:
- a CDS encoding radical SAM protein encodes the protein MGIRYSKIENKNKREIVLLKSFPCKYGKCKFCNYIEDNSTDELEIDKVNLETLQEVTGEFGALEVINSGSVFELPIKTLERIREVVHNKNIKLLYFEIYYGYKNRLDEIREFFKGVDIRFRMGMETFDNNFRINSYGKNFKIDTQEIEELSKKLYSVCLLICVKGQTKEMIKKDIELGLKYFKSITINIFINNGTEVERDEELVKWFVENYTQLQEDPRVELLIDNKDLGVFEQ